The proteins below are encoded in one region of Rhododendron vialii isolate Sample 1 chromosome 7a, ASM3025357v1:
- the LOC131333086 gene encoding uncharacterized protein LOC131333086 → MGGCVNHHIHGIRLAATSTHPPKARLDHFQMAHHQKLAHTDADDSMERWFMQSLGRKWQGWKCEAKKQGYTPYNNDADRIAHRHSRVMEEQWRCLVYYWNDRGLLLE, encoded by the exons ATGGGAGGATGCGTGAACCACCACATACATGGTATCCGATTGGCAGCAACGTCAACTCATCCTCCCAAGGCAAGACTAGATCACTTTCAGATGGCTCATCATCAGAAGTTG GCTCATACAGATGCAGATGATTCTATGGAGAGGTGGTTCATGCAATCTCTTGGAAGAAAATGGCAAGGATGGAAATGTGAAGCAAAAAAACAAGGATACACGCCATATAATAATGATGCAGATAGAATAGCTCATAGGCATAGTAGAGTTATGGAGGAGCAGTGGCGGTGTCTGGTCTATTATTGGAATGATAGAGGTCTATTATTGGAATGA
- the LOC131332841 gene encoding uncharacterized protein LOC131332841, with amino-acid sequence MRLSEKETGKLKHCEFLKQRHRQIRDCELERLHHEAFSIWFRTHVHKLQLEESEEVSDEVAILALGPCDTAIRFSGYIINGVRYHTKEREHKRKTQNNGVMLKAKTSSYSSARYMNPQEGDVTYYGRITDMVELYYTHDHKHLLFNCDWIDNNWGLVPNDEFGFTLVNFNCLLYTTEHSSNEPYILAS; translated from the exons ATGCGGTTGTCGGAGAAAGAAACGGGGAAGTT GAAGCATTGTGAATTTCTTAAACAACGTCATCGTCAGATTCGAGATTGTGAACTTGAACGCCTTCACCATGAAGCGTTTTCCATTTGGTTTCGAACCCAC GTCCACAAGTTACAACTTGAGGAGTCCGAAGAAGTATCAGATGAGGTTGCAATTCTGGCGTTGGGTCCTTGTGACACAGCAATTAGATTTAGTGGCTATATCATCAATGGGGTTAGATATCACACCAAAGAGCGTGAGCATAAAAGGAAAACACAAAACAATGGAGTTATGTTGAAGGCAAAGACTAGTAGTTATTCGAGTGCCAGATATATGAATCCTCAAGAAGGAGATGTCACATATTACGGAAGGATCACAGACATGGTGGAGTTGTATTATACACACGACCACAAACATTTGTTATTCAACTGTGACTGGATAGATAACAATTGGGGTTTAGTACCAAATGATGAATTTGGCTTCACACTTGTCAATTTCAATTGTTTGCTCTATACAACAGAACATTCCTCCAACGAACCATATATACTGGCATCTTAA